In Glycine max cultivar Williams 82 chromosome 4, Glycine_max_v4.0, whole genome shotgun sequence, the genomic stretch cttttttttacattttcaactTACAAAacctattaatttttaataatttatttacaaataattacaaattaatataagaaattaataagaAGATacgatgaataaaaaattataagaagatatacatacattattaatatttaattttaagtaataaattttttttaatgaaaataatgtatttattatattttaaagtaatatatattttattatttaatataaaacttttttttttcaatttgaaaagcaataataaatactttaagAAAACCCATATAAAAATGAGTGTATCactaaaagacaaaaaaagtgGGGAGTTTCTGTGAAAGGTGTCGTTGGAATTTGGAACACGTAGACGTTACTTTCATCAGAATTTAGATTTAGAAGGTGAGCTTGGACCGATTCTTTACTTGGTTTGGTTTGGTATTTGGTGTTGACTTTTTAACTTTAGTTCAACTTTGGCAACCAACTAACAATATAAATACTTACACCTCAGAACCCACCCCCTTCGTTCGGttcaactttcttttctttgccaACACTCCTTCGATTAGGGGTTTCGATCCCAAATTACAAATTGGTCGCCATGAACGCAACCTCATACTCTGCTCTTCCTTCTACGTTCCGCAGTCTCCATCATCGGAATTTCTCAGCGTAAGCTTCCATCTCACCGACTTTTAAGGCTCTCGCATTTGCATTTCACTCTGATCGATTTAACATCAATTTCCTAAAACCTTCACCAAACCCTAGTTGTACTCTCCGCATCTTTCTATCTTTCGTTCCTTAATTCGACTTGttatgattatttattattgaatttcGCCGCTTTAGTCACTGTATGCTGGCTTTCATATAGGCGTGATAAAATAGATAGATTATTGTAATGAAAGGTGGTGCCTGAGGCCACTTTTCATGATACTGACTTTGAAATTGTTACTGCGGTTCCATGATCAGGTACTAGCCTGGATGGCTGCTAATGTAGTAGCATTGCATCTTCTGGGTTCATACGGCTACACACAACTTGTGTTTTAgcagttttatcaataaagtttttttttgggctttttttaaaaaaaaaaaacctgagtCAGCCATTCTCTTTCAAATTCAAtaatgtcttcttttttttttttctttctttttgtgaaTGTCTACCTGCAGCAAACACTGGCTTCGGATTTATCACTTGTAAGTAGAGTTTGCTAACTAAAATGCTTTGTCACTCTTTATTTTCAGGTTTTGTTCTGATATCCAAAATCCTGGCTATGTTGATTGCCATTCAAATTGTAATAAGTCTACATCTCAAGCGTCTTTGTTTTTGTGTTCCGACTCCAACAGTAGAAGAAATGGTGTTTTTGGTAGACCACTTTGTGTGAACCCCTCTGGCAGGAGAAACCTAGTTGGTCCAGCTTTTTATTCTCTGGAGACTAGTGCTTATGACGTGGCTGCTTTAGAATCTCCTTCCCGTGTTGCAGAAGAAAAAGTTGGTGTGCTGCTTCTCAATCTAGGAGGACCAGAGACATTGAGTGACGTGCAACCTTTTCTGTTTAATCTTTTTGCAGATCCTGTATGTTAGTTTGTATTTGTGCTTTTTCTActgttgatttttctttttcctgtttATGTAAATTCCATTAGCATTAGTACATGTTCATATGATTTGTATGCTAATGTGTTTCTTGTATTGACATAGGATATCATTCGTCTTCCAAGGTTGTTTCGGTTTCTCCAGCGACCATTGGCAAAATTGATTTCTGTACTTCGGGCTCCTAAATCCAAGGAAGGGTATGCTGCTATTGGTGGTGGCTCTCCTTTACGAAAAATTACAGATGACCAGGTGgagtttaaattttttggttttcccaTTATCTGCTTTGTGGAGCTTTTATCTTTCCGCAACATGAAtcttttttggccttttcctgaTACACTCAATAAAAATTCTCTGTATTGGTAATGTGCTGGAACTAATGAAGCTGGTTCGTTGTCCATGAGCAGGCACTTGCAATTAAAATGGCTTTGGAAGCAAAGGGCATCTCTTCAAATGTCTACGTTGGGATGCGATACTGGTACCCATTTACTGAAGAAGCAATTCAGCAAGTAAGTTCTCTTGCTTTTTGGTCAAACATTGTCTTTCTGCATTATTCCCATCATACATCCATTTCCTCCTTTCATAATTAAATCACACACAGGATAATTAATCAtgaattacattatttattctGAGCTCCACTGTATCACCTTAGACTTGAGTCTAAAATCAAAAGCTTGTCTTGCGTGACAGATTAAGAGGGACAGAATAACAAGGCTTGTGGTACTACCCCTTTATCCCCAGTTTTCTATATCCACAACTGGATCAAGCATCCGTGTTCTTGAGCATATATTCAGGTACTGCTTATTGGCACTTTGTCAATGCTCTTTGGTGATTCAAGGATTATTCTTAATCAACTGATATCATCATTTAATTGTCAGGGAAGATGCCTACTTGTCTAAGCTCCCTGTTTCCATTATAAACTCTTGGTATCAACGAGAAGGTTATATTAAGTCAATGGCTAACTTAATTCAGAAAGAGCTCCAGAGTTTTTCTGAACCAAAAGAGGTGGGTTATTCTTGTGTTAAATGCTTTCAACATGATTCGTACGTAAATTGAAGGCTATGTGATGTATTTTACTGCAGTCTGAAGGTGTATCTTGTTTTTTCTATATGTTAGGTAATGATATTTTTCAGTGCCCATGGTGTACCTGTCAGTTACGTTGAGGAAGCTGGGGATCCATACCGAGACCAAATGGAGGAGTGCATCTTCTTGATCATGCAAGAGTTGAAAGCTAGAGGAATTAGTAATGAGCACACTCTTGCTTATCAGGTTTTTTTTAACCCTTTCAACTTGCTTTTCTTGCATCCTGAGTTAAATGGGGATTTCATATTTAATTGCTGGGTTGTACTCTAtggtgtactttttatttttttgatatcATACATTTTTGATGGATGAATTTCCAGAGTCGAGTGGGTCCTGTACAGTGGCTGAAACCATATACTGATGAAGTTCTCGTTGAGCTTGGCCAAAAAGGTGTGAAGAGTCTTTTAGCTGTTCCAGTGAGGTacattattattgatattttacgCATGTTGATTTTAATTCTAGACAGTAGCATATGGATTTTATAGTACGTTACTTGTTGCAAGTTGTGAATATCCCAGAGATTAAAAGTAATCTTGTCTTCTTGTGTCCCAGTTTTGTGAGTGAGCATATTGAAACCCTTGAAGAAATTGACATGGAGTACAAGGAATTGGCTCTTGAATCTGGCATCAAGAATTGGGCACGTGTACCTGCCCTTGGTGTTACCCCTTCCTTCATTACAGATTTAGCAGATGCAGTAATAGAAGCTCTCCCATCAGCAACAGCAATATATGCACCGACCAGAACCTCTGAAGATGTTGATCATGACCCAGTTAGATATTTTATCAAGATGTTCTTTGGTTCAATCTTGGCATTCATCTTGTTCTTGTCACCCAAAATGATCACGGCATTCAGGAATCATGTCATTTAGAAGAATTAAATCCTGCTTGCTGAATTCAATCTGCAAGCATATAGATGAAGCCTATTGATAGCAACAAAGTATACTttgattttttgtctttgttttaCTTATTTCAACCTCTACTGTATACAGCACAGAGCTATAAGGAAGCAATTTTTCGCACTTGATTATAATGAGAACTTGCACCTCGGCTTAAAGAGGATTCAAAGAATAATAATTGTAGACCAGGATCTATTCAGGAGCCAAGAGGCATTGTCTCCATCTCCGATATTAAACCCCGAACAAGTTATTgatttttgtatattatttatttacactTTTTCTACATTTTATATCTGCATAAACTGTTTAATTATTGAGCAATGTTTCTTTCTCACGCCAGAAGAATGGGGTGTGAAATGGATGAAAAGGAGAGAAAGGGGGAATAGgtgaaaaaaaagtaagaaatgtgataactcttACATTTCTTTTTCATGTTTGGCCAGATTAATATCACTCCTTATgattatgcaaaatgcaatttCTTATCAGATATGATTCTAGCAATTGTGGATAAATtttataagtattatttttcacgttgagaaataaattgaggggaagagaaaaatatgaaattcttgaaatttatttttagatgaaATTTAGAATTcttgaatattaattaattaaagtttattttaaaatcttaaattaaaattccatTTAATAAAATGCCCAAACAACAAATTATAGCctagaaaaattttaaatcccCTGAATTATTTTCCCTTCTTAAAATACTGTATCCAAACTCACTTTTGTGCTCTCTTTAaagtaaaatagaaagaaattgagcaaaaaaaaagtaaaatagaaagaaaaggaaagagagaaaaaaaaaaagatggattaGTAATGAATAAAATAGTGAAAAGATTGTTACTTAGATGGATagaaacaagtaaaaaaaatacttgtttagaTGAAccaaaaagttaaaagaaattatatgaaaaaattatattttatttcattactttttcttaacataaaataaaattacaattttaaattttgttgtggaatcattttttaataaattaaaataaaaaatgaagtcaTTTTGTTATAAAGAGAAACCATTTTCTCTCAGATGAAATAAACTAAACCTAGCGTACCTCATTGCCCGAAGACTCCTCACAATGCAAAGGTATGGGGGAGGAATACGGAATGCatccttacccttgcatatgtaAAAAGAGGTTGTTTCTGGATTCGATCCATGATCAACAGGTCACCAAGGCATAACTTCACCGCAGTGTCAGGACAAagataatgaaaattttaaattattgtcaTAAGTTCAAATAAGCTTCCCAAAGTTGCCTCCAAAATGTGTTTCTATTTAACAGTACCAAGAtattcaaaaagtaaaaaaattcaatacacCAATTCTTCCATCTAAATAGTGCAATGCTACATAGGTGTCACTGGTACAATAAACGGTGAAAGACAATAAAAATAGTCTATGAGAAGGGGAGGGGAAGGGTGGCAAAAATATAAACTCTTGGGTGATGCTTTAGCAACAGCACTATGGGGTGCCTGAGCATTACCATCACCATCACCAGTATATTCCAGAGTGTGTGTATAACCAGCACCAAAAGAACTGTTGCTGTAAGAAGGCGATGCCTGACCATAACCAGGCTGGCCACCCTGAGGAGCACCATATATTTGATGACCGTACCCTGGTTGCACTGCACCACCATAACCAGATGCTGGTGCTCTCTGAGAACCTGACTCTGGTTGAGCATACCCAGAAGGAGGGGGCTGCACAGGATATGCTGACTGATCATAGCCTCCTCCAGCACTAGGAAATTGTGACTCTCCATAAACAGGTGGATTGCCAGTCGGCTTTTGAGATTGAGGGGTTCCATAACCAGGCTGTGGTTGATTGCCATAAGCTGCTTGGGATGTAGGGGGAACCCCATAACCTGGCTGAGGAGTTCCTTGAAGTGAGTAATTGACAGTGTTTGAACTGGGCTGTTGATTGGTAGGATAACCTTGCTGCACAACAGTAGTCGGTTGGGCAGAAGGAGCTTGGGCTGAATCTCCCCGTGCTGCATAGTTTGCAGTGTGGCCCTCCTGTGCCGGGTTACTCCCACTGCCATAGCCAGTAGCTGGGCCATAGCCTTGCTGCTGATCAAATGTCGGTGGCTGCCCATACCCTGAGTGTGATTGCGCATTATATGCATTATAGCTGTCCTGTGCAGAACCCTGCTGTCCTGATTGGTTACAACCAGAGGAAGGTGGCTGACTGTAATTGTATGCAGAGCCATCAGCTGGAGGTGCAGTACCCCCAGGATTTTGTGGTTGCTGTGGCTGTTGACTATAGTAATCATAACCACCACCATGAGTAGACTGCTGGTGGAGGTGGTGCAGTAGACTGGTCCCAATTGGTGGAATATCCACCAGGTTGCTGGGCAGGATAGCCTGCATATGGTTACTGAGGCATGTTATACTGGGGTGATGGACCAGAGTATGCTCCAGGTTGCACATAGCCATAACCAGCTTGCTGCATTGGGGCAGGGGGAGCCCAATCAGAGGGTGGTCGAGATTGGTAACCTTGTTGAGGATAACCACCAGACATTGCAGGATTTATAACACGATTCTGTGGAGACAAccattgaaaccaaaaataaagattgaattCAACCAAGGTTCCACATAGTACAAGTATACAAAGCAACAGATGCACACACATACACGGGTTAAAGTTTCACAaataaaaatcaacatataaAGAACACAAGATAAAGGATATATCTCTTGCATTAACTGATTGCATACAAGATCAGAAAGGGATATAAATAACTACATACCGTACTGGTTCGTGATAAAACTGAGTTACTCCAGCTGAAGAACACCCTTTACCTAGTTGAATTGAATGGGTACAAAAGGAAGCATGGACCATAGAAGCAGACAAGCATACAATATTTATTGCCTTAAAAGGGCAATCCCTCATATAGTATCTCAAAATATGCAAGATCTTGTTCCAATTGCTACACAATATAATATATCATTCATAATCATATATTAATTCAACAAGAGACTCTGGCTGGACTACAGATATTACAGTGTATAAGATGGAGAAACCCTAAATGCAAATATGTACACTATCGAGACAACTTCTCTGTCCTCCCATGTACATCCTGTTAACCTTTCCTTGACCCAATGTAACAGGTCAACCTCAGAGGATCATCaaataaaaaagcaaataaaattaaatattattttaatggaATGGGAATCTAAAATAAGGGTAAAGGGCCTGTAAACATATTTACTGCATGCAGCTCAAACTTCACAAAAGATTACAGTTAAATGAcacaagaataagaaaaaagaaaagaaaaacacataaGAAATGTACAACCCATTACACACGTCAGAAACAACAGAATATAACAGAAACCTTGAACAACATAACTTGTTAGTTGAAACAACTACGATTTAAAAATGGATAAAATTAAAGTGCTTCACAATGGGCAAATTTCAGGCAGATATGTCAAATGGCAATGTAAGTCCAATATAAGACACaaggataaaatattatttcaagtaTATGAAGGTTTTTTTGAGGAGTGAACTGAAAAGCACAAATGGTATAGTTGAAAAGGATTTCAACACAATAATTCAATATTCAGTTTAATAATGACACTTCATAGAGTACAAAATATTGATAGGAGACTACAGCCCGTGATAATAAATATCAAAACTGAGATTTAGAACCATACCAGGGCATGCCGAGggaaaaccaacaaaggaaTTCACATTGGTGTCACCAATGGTGCAATAGACTAACCCTACAATAGTCCCAATAATAGCATCAGTTAGGATCAGTCATAGGATACACAATTAAGAAGCATATTCCATTGTCGAACAGGCTATAATCCCAATGAGTATCCACTTGGACCAAAAATTGCCATAATTACAGTAGCCTTCACGGCCCCAGGAACCTAAACCACAAAAATGATGAAAGACCCACCTCACCAAAGCACTGGGCTAACAGCAAAACTTTACCACTGTTAAAACAGTCTTTGCAAGAGCTTGGTATCTTGGTCAACAAAACTGAACAATGCAATTCTCAAATATTCCCACCAATATCCTCAGTTTGTGGATATATAAAAAGAGATAATGAGCAAGACATATTATCTACCTATATAGCAGACAACAGATACACACACAAACATAAAGACACAGTTAGCAAGTCAGAATTAGAAAGACCCTGAAAGTTTATGACCATCAACAGAAGCCTAGactaaaccaaaaaataattgtgCATATTACTATTATATCAAGACAACTAATTGAACAAGACAACATGCAGTTGTCAACACCATAATATAATGTATCAAATAAATGATGATTACTGCAGTGGCCAGTCTCCCTAATGGTATTTCCACTTGGCGAGCAGATGCAATTGGAGATTACAAGCAGAAACACCATAACAGCAATTAGCAAATTAATGTATCTTCTACCTTTGTGCATTATTTTTATAGTagtcttgaaagttgaaacaccTAAACAAAATGAAACTATGCACTAATTTTCTTCTGAGAAGAATACAATAAGTAACATAGGTCCAATTAATCAAAGATGTATCGTATAAGTTAATTAATGATGgtcatgatatgatgcaatatcattaataatatcaaggaattaataatcaataaattagtagtattaaatatgaacaaaataaaaatcatttaagcCACCTAAAGCAAAAACCATCACATAACTTACCAAAGTTATTTTTTCCCCTGCAAAGGAACAAAAGCAATTGTTGAAGAGAGTCCAAAAATCATGAAACATGTTAAAGAGATCCATCAGttctagttttatattttaatatcgtaagaaaaaataacaagaccCAACAGGCAATCACAAGCACACAGTATTCATCTAACAATCACATAAAGCATGGACATAAATTCACCTATTTTGATCAAACATTCAAGATTATTAGATTTCTAAAGTATACAGAACACAAAAAACTCAGTAGAAAATCCACAATTTTAAACACTCAACTAGACTTGGCACAAGGCAGGTAAACATGCTAAGCTAAATGTAACAAAAAGAAAGCACCCTTAACATACCTCGCCACTAATGACTTGATAAACTAACTGCTTTGCAGACTCAATTTGCTCAGGAGTACCATCAATTTTTAATGTTCTTTCAGTAGATGTGTCACCCAGGGGAAGATGCAGAAGTATCacctgaaaaaatataaatattagtgAAAAGCAACACTAAATAGGAATTTCCAAGTCTTGAGAGTCTGCTTTTAAGTGTTACCACAGCTTATTTTGAAATTAGTAGTAATCACAAAGCCacagtaaaaaaaaaccatagCAACTAAATCAAAGCTAACTATGGTTTATCACCTAGATCTAACACACAATGAAGAcaacaatataatatttatcacTTAGAAGTGAAAACCTGAATCCGTGCTCCAGTAGAAGCTTGCATATTCTTTATCGTTTCTCCACCTTTACCAATTATAAGGCCAACCTGAAGATTCACAAAACAAACCATATGAACCACCAAACAGACCAGAGAAAAATTTATCCTCAATAAAGAACACACCAATAACATAAAACACTGTACAAAGCATAAGCTTATACACGTCTCCTTTTCACACCTTATTATTTGGGATTTTCATGACAAATTCATCCGACCCAGCTTGTCCGGTCAGTCTTCGAGTAACAATGCCAGAACCCCCAGATTCAGCCTGGTACAGAAACAATTCATCTTATATCATCTTACTATGACTAGCATCACATCAACATCTAagataatttaacaaaatcctAACCgcacttaatttataaaaaaaaaaactgaataagGTGCGATACCTCAGCAAGAACTTCATTGATGAGTTTCTCAGCAGAGGCAATCGCATCAGGAGTGCCCATAAGCTCAACCATCCTAGTGGAAGAATTAGGGTCCGCATCGATATCACGAGTAATTTGAATTTTGGCACCAGACTGCAACTGGAGATACTTAATGGTCTCTCCACCTTTACCAACAATCACACCAACCCTGCCATTAGCACGCTGCTTGGCGAGCTCGATGCCGGAGGGTTGGTCTTCGTACTTGCGCTTGAGGGGGGCGTAATCCTCCGCCATTGCCACAAACCCTAAACTCGCTACTCTGTCACGTTACTGTTCCCCTGGGGCAAGGGAGAAAGATTAGATATTTTGCTTTCCCTGTGCAAGTGCAACCCCAACCAAAATAAGGTCTTCAGTTCTTTTTCTTTACGTCATCCACAGAATTGAGATTCGACAATCGAGACTTtactttgtttaatttatttttctatgactgtttgtataaataatttaatttaatcaagtaTTTGTTTAGTGATAAGCTTTTattaaatgcataaaaatagaatttttttatatatagtatgaaacatttttatttatttatttaagatttaatgttaatagtttataaaatatattttaaaaataaagaattgaatttatatatatatatataatacattgaaattgataaaaatattcatatataaaaataataataacaatttatctctcttaatatcaattattttcGGTATTTCTACATATTTAtaaatctttatattttatttattattttttatacaacatttttaaagtaactaaattaaaatacatattagcataattctaaaattattcGAAACTTTATTATATGTTACACGTGAATTTTAGcttactaatttttatttattgtatttttcttgTATGCATGTAACATGGTAAGTTgacttttatttattacaaattaaattaaaaattaaaatcataaaagttATGTtgtttataagatattttataaatcaGATAAAGTAAGTCGCGttattttatatgaaacaaataaaacaatggggttgaatatttttatttgagaaaataatttaatgtttacCAATAGTTCAGAAttaaacattttcattttatattgaattttcaTAAAACATGTACAGGAATTATCTCAAATTAAATTGACCCCCACATTGCAAATAATCCTTCTTTGAAATTTCACTTCCCATGGCAATCAACACTTAATCACTTCCCTGGTTTGATACAAAAtttcgaaagaaaaaaaaatacagaataGTAAGGAGACAAAGTTCGTCCCTGCTCCCTCCCTTATTTTTGCTTCCCTTCCAAAGGAGTAGGCACTTAATAATAAATCCAAACATTAAACTGTGTAAACACATTCTTTgtattaaattctttttgaatGGCGACTAGGCG encodes the following:
- the LOC100813423 gene encoding ferrochelatase-2, chloroplastic, with amino-acid sequence MNATSYSALPSTFRSLHHRNFSAFCSDIQNPGYVDCHSNCNKSTSQASLFLCSDSNSRRNGVFGRPLCVNPSGRRNLVGPAFYSLETSAYDVAALESPSRVAEEKVGVLLLNLGGPETLSDVQPFLFNLFADPDIIRLPRLFRFLQRPLAKLISVLRAPKSKEGYAAIGGGSPLRKITDDQALAIKMALEAKGISSNVYVGMRYWYPFTEEAIQQIKRDRITRLVVLPLYPQFSISTTGSSIRVLEHIFREDAYLSKLPVSIINSWYQREGYIKSMANLIQKELQSFSEPKEVMIFFSAHGVPVSYVEEAGDPYRDQMEECIFLIMQELKARGISNEHTLAYQSRVGPVQWLKPYTDEVLVELGQKGVKSLLAVPVSFVSEHIETLEEIDMEYKELALESGIKNWARVPALGVTPSFITDLADAVIEALPSATAIYAPTRTSEDVDHDPVRYFIKMFFGSILAFILFLSPKMITAFRNHVI